A portion of the Armatimonadota bacterium genome contains these proteins:
- the cysE gene encoding serine O-acetyltransferase, which yields MFSTLRRDISAVFAKDPAARTIWEVLSYPGVHAIFWHRVAHAMWKSRLKTAARWLSYLSRFLTGIEIHPGAQIGPGFFIDHGMGTVIGETAIVGEDVLLYHGVTLGGSSLKKIKRHPTLGNHVVVSAGAKILGDITIGDYVKVGPNAVVRQSVPADSVVVGIPGRVVRQKGVPVHDSVFLDHGAGADPEGEMIGSLVRKVHELEVRLGFVEAGEETQEQTDDLAYWYYQI from the coding sequence ATGTTTTCTACACTTCGACGCGACATATCGGCGGTATTCGCCAAAGACCCGGCAGCGCGCACGATCTGGGAGGTACTCTCCTACCCGGGCGTGCATGCCATCTTCTGGCACCGCGTCGCACATGCGATGTGGAAGTCTCGCCTGAAGACGGCGGCTCGATGGCTTTCCTATTTGAGCCGGTTTCTGACCGGGATAGAGATCCATCCCGGCGCCCAGATCGGCCCGGGGTTCTTTATCGATCACGGAATGGGCACCGTGATTGGCGAGACGGCCATCGTCGGCGAAGACGTACTCCTCTACCACGGGGTTACACTCGGCGGCAGCAGTCTGAAAAAGATCAAGCGCCATCCCACCTTGGGAAATCACGTTGTGGTCTCCGCCGGCGCCAAAATCCTGGGCGACATTACCATCGGCGATTACGTGAAAGTGGGGCCAAACGCGGTGGTGCGCCAGTCTGTGCCCGCCGATTCAGTTGTTGTCGGCATCCCGGGCCGTGTGGTTCGCCAAAAAGGTGTACCGGTTCACGACAGCGTGTTTCTCGACCACGGCGCCGGCGCCGATCCTGAAGGCGAGATGATTGGCAGCCTCGTTCGGAAGGTCCACGAACTGGAGGTACGGCTCGGTTTCGTCGAAGCGGGGGAGGAGACGCAGGAGCAGACCGACGACCTCGCTTACTGGTACTACCAGATATAG